A single window of Chitinophaga sp. XS-30 DNA harbors:
- a CDS encoding cob(I)yrinic acid a,c-diamide adenosyltransferase translates to MAMKIYTKTGDKGKTSLIGGTKVSKSHLRIDTYGTVDELNSWLGLVNDHMTERPVKNLLKEIQDRLFTIGSSLACDPDKETKMSIPDLHAKDIQLLEDSIDAMNETLPAMKFFVLPGGHVAVSHCHIARCVCRRAERLCVAMQDQEMFVEPLVLQYLNRLSDYLFVLSRYVGHLMHVEEVPWKPRV, encoded by the coding sequence ATGGCCATGAAGATATATACCAAAACCGGTGACAAAGGCAAAACCTCCCTCATCGGAGGCACGAAAGTCTCCAAAAGCCACCTCCGCATTGATACTTACGGTACGGTAGACGAGCTGAATTCCTGGCTCGGCCTCGTCAACGATCATATGACCGAACGACCGGTGAAGAACCTGCTGAAGGAGATCCAGGACCGGCTGTTCACCATCGGCTCCTCCCTCGCCTGCGATCCTGACAAAGAGACGAAAATGAGCATCCCCGACCTGCATGCCAAAGACATTCAGCTGCTGGAAGATTCCATCGATGCCATGAACGAGACATTGCCGGCCATGAAGTTCTTCGTGCTGCCGGGTGGTCATGTAGCCGTTTCTCACTGCCATATCGCACGTTGCGTCTGCCGGCGCGCAGAAAGGCTTTGCGTGGCCATGCAGGACCAGGAAATGTTCGTAGAGCCGTTAGTGTTACAATACCTGAACCGGCTGAGCGATTATCTCTTCGTGCTATCCCGCTACGTGGGGCACCTGATGCATGTGGAAGAGGTCCCCTGGAAGCCCCGGGTATAA
- a CDS encoding ABC transporter ATP-binding protein, with the protein MVHSVIHLEDIRKSYFIGKNELPVLKGVSLDIFKNEYVALMGPSGSGKSTLMNILGALDTPTQGKYILSGHDVSQMEDNDLARIRNKEIGFVFQQFNLMPRLSALENVAVPLIYGGIGKREREEKAREMLERVGLGDRYKHKPNELSGGQCQRVAIARALVNSPSLILADEPTGNLDSKTSIEIMEIFGKIHDSGNTVVLVTHEEDIAAHAKRVIRLRDGVIESDRLNEPAPAATH; encoded by the coding sequence ATGGTCCATTCCGTTATCCACCTGGAAGACATCCGCAAAAGCTATTTTATCGGCAAGAACGAGCTGCCCGTGTTAAAAGGCGTATCGCTCGACATCTTCAAAAATGAATATGTGGCGCTGATGGGCCCCTCCGGCTCCGGCAAATCCACGCTGATGAATATCCTGGGCGCGCTCGATACCCCCACGCAGGGCAAATACATCCTGAGCGGGCATGATGTGAGCCAGATGGAAGACAATGACCTGGCCAGGATCCGGAACAAGGAGATCGGATTCGTATTCCAGCAGTTCAACCTGATGCCCCGCCTCTCCGCCCTGGAAAATGTGGCCGTTCCGCTGATCTACGGCGGCATCGGCAAACGGGAAAGGGAAGAAAAAGCCCGGGAAATGCTGGAGAGGGTTGGTCTGGGTGATCGTTATAAACACAAACCCAACGAGCTTTCCGGCGGGCAATGCCAGCGTGTGGCCATCGCCCGTGCCCTGGTGAACTCCCCTTCCCTGATCCTGGCGGACGAGCCTACCGGTAACCTGGACAGCAAAACCTCCATCGAGATCATGGAGATCTTCGGAAAGATCCATGATTCGGGGAATACGGTAGTGCTGGTAACGCATGAGGAAGATATTGCCGCACATGCCAAACGGGTGATCCGGCTAAGGGATGGCGTGATCGAATCCGACAGGCTGAATGAGCCCGCCCCCGCCGCCACGCATTAA
- a CDS encoding amidohydrolase family protein — MKKLILYILGFTACSIRLSAQETIYPAKPQEGRTYLRNATIHIGNGQVISNGIIAFEKGRIIAVGSDVPVPQGDVKVFDLKGEHVYPGLIVPESNLGLTEVEAVRSTNDYNEVGEINPSVRSIISYNTDSKVIATLRSNGILLAQVVPQGGLLSGSSSVVQLDAWNWEDAAYKTDNGIHFNMPRLMARGNPFGASAAGPASDAVKAAMERIAEVKEFFREARAYLAESSHKTTNLKYEAVKGLFDNSQKLFIHCDLVKEMLVAADIAREFSFDVVIVGGTDAWMITDLLKQQNIPVILNQPHSLPVMQDDDVDQPYKTAAMLQKAGILFCIGNEGFWQQRNLPFNAGTAGAYGLGKEEALSAITLNAAKILGIADKTGSLEVGKDANIVVSTGDILDMRSSVITRAFIQGRSVSLEDKHKQLYERYKYKYDLN; from the coding sequence ATGAAAAAACTCATTTTATATATACTCGGTTTCACCGCCTGCAGCATCCGTCTCTCCGCCCAGGAAACCATCTACCCGGCAAAGCCGCAGGAGGGCAGGACCTATCTGCGTAATGCCACCATTCACATCGGGAACGGTCAGGTGATCAGCAATGGGATCATCGCTTTCGAGAAAGGCAGGATCATTGCCGTGGGCAGCGATGTACCGGTGCCGCAAGGCGACGTGAAGGTCTTCGATCTGAAAGGGGAGCATGTGTACCCCGGCCTCATCGTACCGGAAAGTAACCTTGGTCTCACTGAAGTAGAAGCCGTGCGTTCCACGAACGATTACAACGAGGTGGGAGAGATCAACCCCTCCGTCCGCTCCATCATTTCCTACAATACGGATTCCAAAGTGATCGCGACACTGCGCTCCAATGGCATTCTGCTGGCGCAGGTAGTGCCGCAGGGCGGCCTGCTGAGCGGCAGTTCTTCCGTGGTGCAGCTTGATGCATGGAACTGGGAAGATGCGGCGTACAAGACCGATAACGGCATCCATTTCAATATGCCCCGTCTCATGGCCAGGGGCAATCCATTCGGTGCTTCTGCCGCCGGTCCCGCCAGCGATGCGGTAAAAGCCGCGATGGAAAGGATCGCGGAGGTAAAGGAATTTTTCCGGGAAGCCAGGGCGTACCTTGCCGAAAGCAGTCACAAGACCACCAACCTGAAATATGAGGCCGTAAAAGGATTGTTCGACAACTCGCAGAAACTTTTCATTCACTGCGACCTGGTGAAGGAAATGCTGGTGGCAGCGGATATTGCCCGGGAGTTCAGCTTTGACGTGGTGATCGTTGGCGGCACCGATGCCTGGATGATCACGGACCTGCTGAAGCAGCAGAACATCCCCGTCATCCTCAATCAGCCGCACAGCCTGCCCGTTATGCAGGATGATGATGTGGACCAACCCTACAAAACCGCAGCCATGCTGCAGAAAGCCGGCATATTGTTCTGCATCGGCAACGAGGGTTTCTGGCAGCAGCGCAACCTGCCGTTCAATGCCGGCACTGCCGGCGCTTACGGTCTGGGCAAAGAGGAAGCTTTGAGCGCCATTACACTGAATGCGGCGAAAATACTCGGCATCGCGGATAAAACGGGCTCGCTGGAAGTGGGGAAAGACGCGAACATCGTGGTAAGTACCGGCGATATACTGGATATGCGGTCCAGCGTGATCACCCGCGCGTTTATCCAGGGGCGCAGCGTTAGCCTGGAAGACAAGCACAAGCAGCTGTACGAACGATACAAATACAAATATGATCTGAACTGA
- the trpS gene encoding tryptophan--tRNA ligase, giving the protein MGKEKEIVVSGIRSTGILHLGNYFGAIRNYIRMQEEFHCYFFVADWHSLTTHPDPKDLRGNVYRVLAENIASGLDPEKVTLYAQSDVPEIAELYLLLNMLAYKGELEKVPTFKDKVRQNPDNVNAGLLTYPVLMSADILIHRGLKVPVGKDQEQHLEMSRNFAQRFNNRYGYLFPEPVAFNYGDDLVRIMSLDGNGKMSKSENENATLFLSDTDDVIRNKIKKAKTDSGPQEPNAPMPDYIANLFTLMRLVSSPDTVGNFERAFNDCSIRYGDMKKQLAEDMVAFIAPIREKAEGIRQDQAYLNRIMREGAAKARESAVLTLQEARKLMGINYY; this is encoded by the coding sequence ATGGGAAAGGAAAAAGAAATTGTTGTCAGCGGCATCCGCTCTACCGGTATTTTACACCTCGGGAACTATTTTGGCGCCATCCGTAATTATATCCGGATGCAGGAGGAATTCCACTGCTACTTCTTTGTGGCGGACTGGCATTCCCTCACCACGCATCCTGATCCGAAAGACCTGCGCGGGAATGTGTACCGGGTGCTGGCGGAAAACATCGCTTCCGGGCTGGATCCGGAGAAGGTGACGCTGTATGCCCAGAGCGATGTGCCGGAGATCGCGGAGCTGTATCTGCTGCTGAACATGCTGGCCTATAAAGGCGAACTGGAAAAAGTGCCGACGTTCAAGGACAAGGTGCGCCAGAACCCGGATAACGTTAATGCCGGCCTGCTCACCTACCCGGTGCTGATGTCCGCCGATATCCTCATTCACCGGGGACTGAAAGTGCCGGTGGGTAAAGACCAGGAGCAACACCTGGAAATGAGCCGCAATTTCGCGCAGCGCTTCAATAACCGCTACGGCTATCTTTTTCCCGAGCCGGTTGCCTTCAATTATGGCGATGATCTGGTCAGGATCATGAGCCTGGACGGGAACGGCAAGATGAGCAAAAGCGAGAACGAGAATGCCACTCTTTTCCTGAGCGACACGGATGACGTGATCCGCAACAAGATCAAAAAAGCCAAAACAGACAGCGGGCCGCAGGAACCGAATGCACCTATGCCAGATTACATCGCCAACCTTTTCACGCTCATGCGGCTGGTATCTTCGCCGGATACGGTGGGGAACTTCGAGCGCGCATTCAATGACTGCAGCATCCGTTACGGAGATATGAAAAAACAGCTGGCGGAAGATATGGTGGCTTTCATCGCGCCCATCCGGGAAAAAGCGGAAGGCATCCGCCAGGACCAGGCTTACCTGAACCGGATCATGCGCGAAGGCGCCGCAAAGGCCAGGGAGTCCGCCGTCCTTACGTTGCAGGAGGCCCGTAAATTAATGGGTATTAACTATTACTGA
- a CDS encoding rhodanese-like domain-containing protein → MKVRITTTRLFGLPEISVEEVRSRLQQSDFYTYDNTPVSSYRRHHLPGAKHLDPGDYSASDLAPDKNATLVFYCTDALCGAGPYAAKRARNMGFEHVYVMTAGMAVWLRKGYPVEQEDRQGMKTA, encoded by the coding sequence ATGAAAGTGAGGATAACCACCACCCGCCTGTTCGGCCTTCCCGAGATATCCGTGGAGGAAGTGCGTAGCCGTCTGCAACAGTCAGATTTTTATACTTACGACAATACGCCCGTCTCCAGCTACCGCCGCCACCACCTTCCCGGCGCCAAACATCTGGACCCCGGAGATTATTCCGCCAGTGATCTGGCGCCCGACAAAAATGCCACCCTGGTGTTCTATTGCACCGATGCCCTTTGCGGCGCCGGGCCTTATGCCGCAAAGCGGGCCAGGAACATGGGGTTTGAGCATGTGTACGTGATGACAGCGGGGATGGCCGTCTGGCTCCGGAAGGGATACCCGGTGGAACAGGAAGACAGGCAGGGGATGAAAACCGCATAA
- the tyrS gene encoding tyrosine--tRNA ligase, with the protein MNLITELRWRGMVQDIKPGTEEQLQKEMTTGYIGFDPTADSLHVGNLVPIMLLVHLQRAGHKPLALVGGATGMVGDPSFKAEERKMLDEETLQHNQRCIKAQLEKFLDFDPAKANAAEMVNNYDWFSGISFLDFIRDVGKHITVNYMMAKDSVKKRLEGDNGMSFTEFSYQMIQGYDFLHLYRTMDCKLQMGGSDQWGNIVTGTELVRRIAGGEAYAFTCPLIKKADGTKFGKSEKGNIWLDPKKTTPYEFYQFWLNASDEDAESYIRIFTLLEEPVINAVIEEHRQDPGKRVLQKRLAQEVTTFIHGEAEYEFAIKTSQILFGNASVETLKSLSEEQLLKVMAGVPQFEVSAADIAAGKDVVSFLADTGIFPSKGEARKTIQANGVSMNGNKIAAIDLPINNEALIIGKTILFQKGKKNYFLVRVV; encoded by the coding sequence ATGAATCTTATTACAGAACTGCGCTGGCGTGGCATGGTGCAGGATATCAAGCCCGGCACGGAGGAACAGTTGCAAAAAGAAATGACCACGGGCTATATCGGCTTCGATCCCACCGCGGATTCCCTGCATGTGGGCAACCTCGTGCCGATCATGCTGCTGGTGCACCTGCAGCGTGCCGGCCATAAGCCGCTGGCGCTGGTGGGCGGTGCTACGGGCATGGTGGGAGATCCTTCCTTCAAAGCAGAGGAAAGGAAGATGCTGGACGAAGAGACGCTGCAGCACAATCAGCGCTGCATCAAGGCCCAGCTGGAAAAATTCCTGGATTTCGACCCCGCCAAAGCGAATGCGGCGGAAATGGTGAATAATTACGACTGGTTCTCCGGTATCAGCTTTCTGGATTTTATCCGCGATGTGGGCAAGCACATCACGGTAAACTATATGATGGCAAAGGACTCCGTGAAGAAAAGGCTGGAAGGCGATAACGGCATGTCTTTCACTGAATTCTCTTACCAGATGATCCAGGGATATGATTTCCTGCATCTGTACCGGACAATGGACTGCAAGCTGCAAATGGGCGGCTCCGATCAATGGGGCAATATCGTTACCGGCACCGAACTGGTACGCCGCATTGCCGGAGGGGAGGCCTATGCCTTCACCTGCCCGCTGATCAAAAAAGCGGATGGTACCAAATTCGGCAAATCGGAAAAAGGCAATATCTGGCTCGACCCGAAGAAGACCACACCATACGAGTTCTACCAGTTCTGGCTGAATGCCAGCGATGAAGACGCGGAAAGTTATATCCGCATCTTTACCCTGCTGGAAGAGCCTGTCATCAATGCTGTCATCGAAGAACACCGGCAGGACCCCGGCAAACGGGTGCTGCAAAAGCGCCTCGCACAGGAGGTCACTACCTTCATTCACGGTGAGGCCGAATATGAATTTGCCATCAAAACATCACAAATACTCTTCGGCAACGCCTCCGTGGAAACGCTGAAATCCCTTTCCGAAGAACAACTGCTGAAAGTAATGGCCGGCGTTCCCCAGTTTGAGGTCAGCGCTGCAGACATTGCCGCGGGGAAAGATGTGGTAAGCTTCCTGGCGGACACGGGCATTTTCCCCAGCAAGGGCGAAGCCCGCAAAACCATCCAGGCCAACGGCGTCAGCATGAACGGCAACAAAATTGCTGCAATCGACCTGCCGATCAACAATGAAGCGCTGATCATCGGGAAAACCATTCTTTTCCAGAAGGGAAAGAAAAATTATTTCCTGGTGAGAGTCGTGTAA
- the gatC gene encoding Asp-tRNA(Asn)/Glu-tRNA(Gln) amidotransferase subunit GatC — protein sequence MEVNDALIQQLATLARLEINAGESADIRQDLQRMITFVEKLGELDTTDVKPLLHMTTDTNVMREDEVLPLISREDGLRNAPSHNEEYFKVPKVIKK from the coding sequence ATGGAAGTGAATGACGCACTGATACAGCAACTGGCTACGCTGGCAAGGCTGGAGATCAATGCCGGTGAAAGCGCGGATATCCGGCAGGACCTGCAGCGGATGATCACATTCGTGGAAAAGCTGGGCGAGCTGGATACCACCGATGTAAAGCCCTTGCTGCATATGACCACCGATACGAATGTGATGCGGGAAGACGAAGTGCTGCCGCTGATCAGCCGGGAAGATGGCCTGCGCAACGCCCCCTCGCATAACGAGGAATATTTCAAAGTCCCTAAAGTAATCAAGAAATAG